TTTCCAGTGGCTGCCATTCTCTATGGCCCTACGTTTGCAACCATCTTTGCCCTTTTGCAAGGGCGTTGCGGTCATGTGGCTTTGGGCTATATGTTCTACGCTGCCTATCTGGGCAAAACCCTATTCCCTACGGTCTTAGATCAAATCCCTGATCCGATTAACCTCCGCTTTGGGTTTCTCAGTCTTGCCCTACTTCTTGTGCTGAGCAGTCAGTTTTTACCAAGCACATCAGCAAAAGATCATGGTTAAGCCTTAAGAAGCTGTCGTCATTCCAAACAGCTATACAGAGTCTTTAGGCTTCGATGATGGTCATGATAGCTCCATTGCGATCTCTATCATGACTACAAAAAAATCTTGTACATGCCAGAAATAATGTCGCCTAACACTGCACTTTGCAGCTGGGTTGAGAATCACTAAGAAAACACAGTTTTAAGGCCTACATGGCCTTATTCAAATCTACGTTTAAACCTGCGACTTTTAGTTCTTTAGCCAAAGTAAATCGCCAAGCACCTGCTGAATCAATATCAATATACAGAACACCGAGAAAGTCAGAAGGTATTTCTACATTTCCTTTTCTTAAGACACAGACTCGCTTTCGTCCTATCTTCGCAGCCATATAACCAAGTTCAACTAGAAGGGAGCATGTCACCTTTGCAGATTGTTTTGAAATCGTTCAGGATACAAGTGTTGCCCAGAAGTCTTCATCAATGAACTCCGAAAAAGCAGCTCAACTCAAAGTCCATCTTGATGCGATAGCCCAATTACTGTACGAAGAAAGCGATCCAGAGAACCTGAAGACGCTAGAAGGTATTGAGATGACGGTGCGTCAGCAAATTCAGACCCATGTCAGTCCCGAACTCGGTCATTTTTTATCCGCACAGCTACTGGCACAGCAGCAGGCCGCAACCGACGCCTGAAAAGCACCTTGGGCGTTCTAAGCATTACAACTCAACAGGCACAGCATCTAGCCGTTTCCCCCTATCGTCAAATCAGTCCTCATTTAGAGAATTGTTGCTTGCGCATCAGTGCCAATGTCTCCTATGCTCAAACTGCTAAAGATGTGGCTTATTTAACTGGGATTCAGGTACCAGCCAAAACCCAGCAGCGATTGGTGCATCAACAACGGTTTCCTACCCCCAGGCTCATGAAGCTTTAACCGAAGTGAGTGTAGATGGTGGCAAAGTGCGCATCCGCACCCCTTTAGGACACCCTTGTCAGTGGAAAGACTATAAAACCCTGGCAACGCATGTGGGACTCATCGCGGATTATCACAATAATGCCCGGCTCATTGACTGGACTCACCAGCAACCGTTAGCCTCTCCACTGACTTGTTTAGGGGATGGTCATGATGGCATTTGGAATATCATTCGTCAGCTGAGCATACCTGAGCAACGGCGAGAGATTCTGGACTGGTACCATCTGGTGGAAAATCTTCATAAGGTCGGTGGGTCCCTCAAACGTCTGCACCAGGCTGAGCAGCTCTTATGGCAGGGGAAGGTTGATGAAACCTTGGCTCTATTTGAGTCATTGAAGAAAAGCAGGCCCAAGTCTTTGCAACTATGTTCGCAAACATCGGCATCGGATCGTCAATTATGACTATTACCAGAGTGAGCAAATCTGCTCTATTGGGTCTGGGGCTGTTGAATCTGCTATCAAGCAGATTAGTCGCAGAGTCAAAATTTCAGGGGCGCAGTGGAATGAAAGTAATGTCCCGCAAGTGCTGGCACATCGGTGTGCTTACCTCAATGGCTTAATTGGAATGCAAAGGTGACATGCTCCCAACTAGAACGTTTTGTCGAGCACGAGGCATGAGGTCTTCTGGTGATGCAGAGCTTGCTCCAACATCATCTGGAGTAAATAGAACGACAGCATATGCAGCATCTGTATGTTTTTCAAGCTTTTCGATTATAGTTTGACCTTCATTGGCTTGCTCATGGAGGATGACAGCATTCAAGCCTAATTTTTCAATGAATCTTGCAGACGACTCTTTGGCTTGTTCATCATGACCATGAATAATAAATACATTATTACTATTTGCAGAAATTACGTTTCCTTTAGTGTTTATTACCTCTTGTTCTTTAAACAACAGGTCATGTGTATAGTCTTTCCCTTCTGATAAAGGTAATAATCTACGATCTGTTCCCAAATCAGATATACCCAAGTGCTTCATGCTGTTGTTGTATTGGTCAGCGTAATAAGATTTTGGCTGCGGAGTATTTGTAATTTTTATTTTTTGGAAATTCTCAATATTTTTGACAATCATTCCATCAACAGTAAAAACTCTGCCAGAATGCCAAGGTGTTATGATCTGTTGGTTAAGTTCATCAAATGTCAGGTCATTAAATACAGCAGATCTATCTCTTTTCTTGATATCTCCTACCAACTCAACATAGCAGTGCCAATATTTATCAGGAAAAATATTTCCTTTTTCCATTTCTCAATTTACCTTTTTGCTGAGTTGCCCTAACTATGCTTCATGATAGGCATATTATTTATCAAGCTATTTTTTGCTTTTGGAGAGAAAACCTAGCTCTCCAAATTTCTCGGCCCTCGCTTAGCAGCCCTCATCAGACGTTTTCATAGACTTATCTTAAAATGTACTGTAATACCGTACATTTTAGCTTGAGTTCCAATGGAAAGTATCAGTGTCAACCAATTCAGAGCAGCGCTAAAAGAATGCGTGGAGAAAGTGATTAGCCAACACAATCCGCTAAAAGTGACTCGGCGCAATGGAGCAGACTTTGTAGTGGTCAGCGCTGAAGACTGGGAGCGAGAGCAAGAAACACTACATATCCTGCAAAGTAGTGACTTGATGCAACAGATTTCTGCCTCCTTTGCCACTCATCTAAACCAGCAAGGTTACAAACCATCCACCGAGGAAATGGATGAGATCTTTAGTCTTTGAAGGTAATACCTGGAGCGCCTATGAAAAGTTGCGAGAGAAAGATAAAAAACTGCATAAAAATCTCTGTAAAATCCTCAAAGAGATGCTGCGAGGCGATCCTAGCTCAGGACTCGGCAAGCCAGAACCTCTGAAACATAATCTCTCCGGTCTGTGGTCCCGCAGACTATCGCAAAAAGATAGGCTAGTCTATCGATTTGATGATAACTACATCTACATCTTTGCCATCGGTGGTCATTATGACCAAATCACCTAGAACTAGCACATTCCGCAATCGGACTGCCATGTACGATAAAAAACGCACTACCAATGGCTTTCTTGATACTGTGAGACTCGATCAACAATCCGTTTCACATCAGACAAGTAAAAGCGACTCCAGTTAAAACAGTTGCATTCAATAATCCGCCACTGTCGATCAACCCGCCCAACATCAAGAACAAAGACATCAGCCGGAGTCCAGCTAGCAATACACTGAGCTGCAAAATCTAGAAGCTCTTGCGGTAGAAAAGCTTCTGCAGTAGGGCGATACATTGACCCTGTAATTACCTCACCATTGACGATAAAAAGTCGCCATTCTGCATCCACTTCATACCGTTGTCCGACCACAACCTTATCTGATTGGCGATGAGGAACATCTAGCAATTTTCGATACATTCGCCGAATGTCTTCATAGCGAGCAACACAGCCCGTAAAAGCCTTGAGATCATCAGGGGGTTTGATAAAGAAAGCAGCAGATGCATCAGCCGCCATTTTCAATAAGGACGACCAGTCCATCACCTGGGCATCGTAATTGAGATAGGCATGACCAAAGCCTTGGGTATAGGCATCATGCGTAAAATTCTGAGAATCGTAGAAGACGCCTTTTTGAACCTGCGCATCTTCCCTGGCACGGAGAATCAGCGTTGTGACACCGTGAAAGACAAGGGGTGGATCAACCTCAGACATCTTTGGTAAATGCTTCTGTCCTGGTTGGACCGTGACTGGGTAAAAAGGCTGCTCCAATTGTTCGCAAGCCGCTTGCAAGAGCAATGCAGAATTAGATTTAGGAATATTGGATTGTACAACCCAAGTTGTTTTCTCCATAACTCCAGTGCTAATAGGCAAGATAAGGCATGAAATGATCTAGGAGCACCCTGTGTAAATCCACAAACTGTCCTTAGCTTAGCCATATTGCCACAGTTAAACTACTGTTTCTGAGCAACAACGCTTACCGTCGCATAGTAAATGGCCCAGGTATTTGGATCTTCTGCGAATCGGCCATAATGATCGATATCCGCCTGGGTAACTACACCCGTTGCCAGATATTTCTCTGCCAATTGCACCGTAGACATTTTCATCATGGTCGCCATGCCCGACCCACCCTGAGAGAGATGAGTATCCACCTCTACAACAAATGACTGTAAATCATAGGCTTGTATTAGAGCAGGCAACTTCGCACCGAGGCTATAATCCATTCCCCGCGCTGTAAACATCTGCTCAATCGCCCGGTTCACATTATTCACAGCCTGACAAGTAGCATCCTCACCTGCAATCGCCCGAGCAGCCGCAAAATCAGGTTCTTCTAGGACGATCCATCCCCCCGGTTTCACCAACTCCAATACCTTCGAGAGGACTGCATGAGCATCAGGATTATGGATCAAAACATAGCGGGCATGGACTAAATCAAAGGATTGTTTATCTAAAGGGAGCTGCTGGATATTGCCTTCCAAAACCTCCACATTACTGGCCGCCAGATTAGCTACAAATCGCGTGTCAAGATCAACCGCAACCACCTGACCGTTCTCTCCCACTGCGCTTGCCATCCATTGTGTAATGGACCCCGCGCCTGCCCCCACTTCCAAACATCTCCAGTTCGTCGTCATGCCCGTTGACTCCAGTCGTTGACGACTCGTTGGATCAAAGATTTTTTCAATGGCCTGGAGCCGCTCTAGTTCTTGAGCATATTGAGTCTCAGTAAAAATGTATTTAGCAGTCGACATTTCTTCCTCCCCTCAGCCATCGAGTCCTGGACAAATCCATATATCCAATGGGGGCAATCCCATAAGCCGTTATCCCTTACCCCCATCAGTACATAGCTAAAGATCTAGCTCAGCACAATACCTCAATATATCTATTGCTACATCTCAACGGCTTACCCCCAAATAGCCTAACCGACCTCTAGCCTGAGCAGCAGAGGCTAACCACAAGCTCAAGCATTCACAACAGCGCAGGCTATTGCAAAAAGCCAACCCCTTGACCAATTAATAGTAATTATGTACTATAAACCTCAGATCTATTTGTAGCTCATTACCTTCACTCAGATCTGATATCACTCAACAAAGCACCCACTTTTCACTCCTATTAGGTGGGTTTAGAATCATCCCATCATCACTCCGTTTGCAAAATCCACCTCCTGTTTTCCTGCCCAATCCGTTGATTAGGTCATCGATATTTAAGGAACTTCTATGCTGACGCTTTACCAGTTTGAGCCTGCCTGGGGTCTGCCCAATGCCAGCCCATTTTGCATGAAGCTAGAAACCTATTTTCGGATGACGGGCCTGGAATATCAGGTCGATACCAGCGCTGATGTGCGTAAAGCGCCTAAAGGCAAGCTCCCTTATATCGAAGATAAGGGCCAGATTATTGCTGACTCTAATTTGATCATCGAATACCTAAAAACTACCTATGGTGATCCGCTGGATAGTCATTTAAGTCCTGCTGATACTGCCATTGCCCTCGCCATGCGAAGGCTAATTGAAGAAAATCTTTATTGGGCACTAGTGCTTCACCACAGTGATTATGACAGGGTAGTTTGGGGATAGAGTCGGCTGAGTTTAGTTCGTGCATCATCCACTGTAAATAACCAATTAACCGTCGTTTTATCTCGGTTACGCCTTTGTTCCCATGCAGTGACCTCATGCCGGAGTTTTTCAATATCAGGAATTCGTCGATTTAAGCACTGCCTAGAAAGAGCCGAAAACTCAAACTCAACCATATTGAGCCAACTGCCATGTTTTGGAGTGTAGTGAAACTGGATGCGACTGAGAATCCTCAAAGCTTCATCAGGTTTGAAGGTTTTGTAGAGTGCAGCGGGAGTATGGGTGTTGAGATTGTCTAAGACAACGTGCACTTGTTGAGCATCAGGAAACAGACCATCTACTAGATACTGCATGCACACCCCAAAGTCCTCACTTTTTCGATGCTCAGTCACCTTCAAATGTCGCCAACTTTTAAGCGGTTGAAAAAGCCAAATATATTACAAGTGCCCTTGCGCTCATATTCATGGTCGTAGCGTTGGGGACGACCGGGCTTTGGTGGACGGGGCACCCGGGTTTCGCCAATCAGTTGGCAAGGCCGTTCATCAAAACAAACAACAGGCTCCTCAGGATGGTAGGGTTGGGCATACAAATCTAGAACGTTCTCCATCCGCCAAACAAAGTCTGCGCCTACAGTAGAAAAACACCACTGCTCTTTTAGCCACGGCTTAAGCTGTTTTTTCGAGCGTGCGTCGCACCGTTTCATCCGATAGGCTTTCGACGACGTTGAGTTCAACTAGCCGTTCTGCCAATAGCTGCATGGTCCACCGGCAACAACCGGTAGGTGGGTCGCTACAAGCTGTCGCAATGAGCAAGGCCTCTGCTTTGCTATCGAGCTTCTTTTGCCCCCCTGGCCTGGGACGCTCATTGAGGGCGAACTCCACACCACCTTCCACAAATTTCTGGCGAGTACGATGCACGGTAGAGATGCCTGCATTGAGCATTTGAGTAATGGTGTCGTCTTTGTGTCCCTTATCTGCCAACATCAAAATCTGGGCTCGTTTCATTTTTCGCGCTGACAAGGTTCCACGTCGGGTGAGTTGCATCAGCTCACTGCGTTCTTCAGGCGTTAGCGTCACAATATATTTATCAGGCATGATTGGTTGGCTAAAAACAGCTAGATTGTTTCTAGCTTACCTATCTAATTCAGTGTGGTCGAGCACTAGTTTATACCCGCTGGATTGATGAAGAGAATTGGCAGAAGACTAAAGCCGTCTATTTCTCCGATTTGCCCTTTCCCCTCCGCCTTTTAGTGCCCAAGATTGCCCGCAATACTGTGACCCAGAATTTACAAGGGCATGGCATGAGGCGGCATGCCGAAGCAGAAATTTACCAGATCGCGGCTTTGGACATTCAAGCCCTTTCAGACTTCTTGCAAGACAAACCTTATTTTATGGGTGAGCAACCCACGACGTTAGATGCCTCCGCCTATAGCTGTCTCGCTAATATTTTGAATGAAACTCTAATATCCCCTTTAAGGGATAAAGCGGCTCAATTGGAGAACTTGGTAATGTATTGCGATCGCATGCATCAAACCTATTACGCTTAAAATTTCCAGAACACACCTCTTCACTCAAAAACTAAACCCAAACATGTAGCAATATTCAGGCATTAAAGACTATGGCCCGGTCCCGTCAATTAGAAGAGAACCAACTTCTCCTAGCTGAATTGCGAGAGTCTCCCCTAACCCCCGAAACTGTTGAACAATGGCGTCAGATCCTACACGATACCCATGCCTCAACCATTACCCAAGCCGCTAAAATTTTGGGCCAACGGGGACTCACTGACCTCAACTCAGACCTAGCAGAGACCTTCACCCGGTTAATGCAAAAACCCGTTAAACGCGACCCCAACTGTCTAGCCAAAGCTGCTATTGCCGACACCCTCTACCGCCTAGAATCCCATAATCACACCCTATTCCTCCAAGGGATTCGGCATGTTCAGATGGAGCCCGTTTGGGGTGGATCTGTGGATACTGCCGCTACCTTACGGGGCAACTGCGCCCTAGGGTTAGTGCGCATGCATTATCCCAATGTAATGACCGAACTAGCCGATTTACTCGCCGATCCAGAAGGGCCAGCCCGGATGGTCGCGGCCAGAGCCATTGCCTATACCGAAGATCCTCAAGGGATTCCTCTACTGCGGCTACGAGCCAAGATAGGCGATGAACCACAAGTTTTATCAGAATATTTAGCAGCTCTATTAAAGTTAGCGCCTCAGCAATCAATGCCTTTCGTATCCGAATTCTTAAGGGATACGAATCAGCAGATTCAAGAATTAGTAGCCCTGGTTTTAGGCGAGTCCAGACAGCCAGCAGCACTAGACCCTCTACAACATTGGTGGCAAGGAATCCAAGATCCTGAACTGCGCATCACCGGACTTCTGGCAATTGCCATGCTTAGAACCGACGAAGCGTTTCAGTTTTTGCTAGGGCTGGTGGCAGATGGCAGTGACAAAACAGCCCAAGAAGCAATCCAAGCCCTAGAAATTTATCGACAAGATTATGACCTCTGGCAACGGGTCTGTGAGGTACGAGACAATCGCCATCAGAGTTAAGAAAGACACAGCTGTGCTTGCACAACATTCCGGCAATATTTCAAACACCAAAATCATCAAGCCTGATATCGCAGCAAACCACGCCATTCTCAGCCGTGAAACCGATCTTCATCTAACGCTTTTACGGCAATGGGCTTGCATGAAATACACAAGCCCATTGCCTCAATCACAACTCTAAGCAGTTACCTAGCTAGCACAGAGGGGAAGCTTGAACTTCTCAACACCCTTCAGATCAAAGTGAATTGAGTAGCAATAGAGAATCTTAAAGCAATAATCTCCTTCCTTAGCGCCACAGCTAACTAAAACAAGTTCCCGTGATAGGCAAGATTGCTTGTCCGGTTTATGAGGATCGCAAGGGGGCAAATCACCAAAACAAACAAACTTAGCGGGCTTAATGTAAACAGAAGGTGTGCCATCAGGTAACTCCGGTACTGGTGTTCCATCTGCTTTAGTCACAACAGAAATAACGACCGTTAAATCTTTGAAGGTCACATTTGAATACGGATTACAAGCAGTAATACATAGACACTCCGTATCTGTGGTTTCAATCATGTCCTTGGGTCCATCACCCCAGTGAATTTGGAAACAGGGTTCCAACTCTGGGATGTCTGCAGGTTTGCAAACTTTCGCTTTGGGATCTTTAGCGTGTGGATGGGGATGGCCCGCGTCAATAATGCACTCTTTTGCTTCACACTCTTTATCGAGTAGCCGATCAGCAAAGTCCTCAGCAAGTTTGCAGATTTTGGGATCTTTACTTTGCGGAAAGTCTGCAACAAAGTCTGAAAGGCTAGTTATTTTGGTAGTTGTGGGGTTGGTGGCTGGATTAACCATCTTTTGTGTCTCCTGATTAGTGAATTCATGAGTCACTGGCTTGTCAATAAACCAGGACTTAAGTTGTTGACATAATTGGCTAAGAAAATTGTTCATTTCTGCAGTAGCCTCTGTTCCGAATGACTATAAAAATCTGCTTCGGTAGAGAAAATGCCTGAAGATTTTTCTGAACTACTCAATGGTCATAGCAGTCCAAATCTCAAGCAATATTGACTAACTGAGAACACACTAGTAAGTGTGCTAATCCATTCTTTACTATGTCTATAGCAGCGAGTGGATTGCACCTTGATATCGAGACAAAAACCGATCAATCATCAGTACTAAGTTTCTCTCGAATCATCCATTTCTTCGGCTGAGACTCTTGATAAAAGAGAGTCTCTACATTTTTAAAAAATCAACACAAACCCATACTGATCAGTAGTTTTAGAGATAGTTCTTAAACAGCTTGACCTCTATCAACCAGTGCAAGAGAGTCGCTAAATCAACCTAGCCTTGTTGAAAAAGGCTAACGTCATGCAATACTTTGGTTATTTTTTGAGAATCTAGTATTTCAACTGGAGTCATCTTTTCTCAATTAACCAAACTGGTTAGAAAGCTGCATTAGCGCTAAATTTTTTAGAACTATGTTTATTTATCATTTTTTATATTTAACTTTACGCAAACGCAACATATCCTTAACATTTTTTCGAAGTATTTTTTATGCAGATGCAATGATAATGAGCCAAAAAATTAATAGATATTTTTATGCTTAAATCAAAATTTTCCATCAAAAATTCAGTCAATCTTTTCTGGCTTTGACTTTGCATAGAACACTTAACATGCATGCTGTAAGTAGCTTTTCTAAAGCTACTGAATATAAATTTTGAGCATTCCTGAATATCTGATTCGGGCGTAAGCACAGAATCGGGGATGTATGGCTCAAAGAAAAACGGGTCAAGGACAATAGATCCTGTACCCGAATCAAAAACTTGTCATGAGCCTAACATCGCAATTGCCAACCGTACTAGAGCATCACGAATTTCTAGAACAGGTCGAAGCACTCAAAGAAGCACCCAGCCTGAGTCAGATGGTTTATATCGTTCTGCAAATGGGTTTGTTTTTGGCTCGCTGGCTTCTGGAGGATGAACTCTCACGGCGAGCAAAACAGTATTGGAATGGCCGAGGTGTCCCACTTGCGGAACCCGCTTGCACTCGAAGGGATGGGAATCTCGTCAGATGCAGACACTGGTGGGAAATATTGCCTGAAAGCGACGGGTGGGTCGTTGTCCCCACAGGTGTCCAGGTAGTCTATCCGCTCCTTTGGATCAATCCATTGGGATTACCTCCTATCAGCACAGCAGTGAAGAATTGGTTCGTCTAGGCTGCTTGTTAAGTCTATTTATGCCCTATGAACTGGCCAGTTGGATGCTGAGTCAGTGGAGTGGTTTATCCGTCAG
The genomic region above belongs to Acaryochloris sp. CCMEE 5410 and contains:
- a CDS encoding glutathione S-transferase C-terminal domain-containing protein produces the protein MPFPLRLLVPKIARNTVTQNLQGHGMRRHAEAEIYQIAALDIQALSDFLQDKPYFMGEQPTTLDASAYSCLANILNETLISPLRDKAAQLENLVMYCDRMHQTYYA
- a CDS encoding class I SAM-dependent methyltransferase; translated protein: MSTAKYIFTETQYAQELERLQAIEKIFDPTSRQRLESTGMTTNWRCLEVGAGAGSITQWMASAVGENGQVVAVDLDTRFVANLAASNVEVLEGNIQQLPLDKQSFDLVHARYVLIHNPDAHAVLSKVLELVKPGGWIVLEEPDFAAARAIAGEDATCQAVNNVNRAIEQMFTARGMDYSLGAKLPALIQAYDLQSFVVEVDTHLSQGGSGMATMMKMSTVQLAEKYLATGVVTQADIDHYGRFAEDPNTWAIYYATVSVVAQKQ
- a CDS encoding TIR domain-containing protein, encoding MTCSLLVELGYMAAKIGRKRVCVLRKGNVEIPSDFLGVLYIDIDSAGAWRFTLAKELKVAGLNVDLNKAM
- a CDS encoding TIR domain-containing protein, translating into MEKGNIFPDKYWHCYVELVGDIKKRDRSAVFNDLTFDELNQQIITPWHSGRVFTVDGMIVKNIENFQKIKITNTPQPKSYYADQYNNSMKHLGISDLGTDRRLLPLSEGKDYTHDLLFKEQEVINTKGNVISANSNNVFIIHGHDEQAKESSARFIEKLGLNAVILHEQANEGQTIIEKLEKHTDAAYAVVLFTPDDVGASSASPEDLMPRARQNVLVGSMSPLHSN
- a CDS encoding Txe/YoeB family addiction module toxin is translated as MRSLVFEGNTWSAYEKLREKDKKLHKNLCKILKEMLRGDPSSGLGKPEPLKHNLSGLWSRRLSQKDRLVYRFDDNYIYIFAIGGHYDQIT
- a CDS encoding HEAT repeat domain-containing protein, encoding MARSRQLEENQLLLAELRESPLTPETVEQWRQILHDTHASTITQAAKILGQRGLTDLNSDLAETFTRLMQKPVKRDPNCLAKAAIADTLYRLESHNHTLFLQGIRHVQMEPVWGGSVDTAATLRGNCALGLVRMHYPNVMTELADLLADPEGPARMVAARAIAYTEDPQGIPLLRLRAKIGDEPQVLSEYLAALLKLAPQQSMPFVSEFLRDTNQQIQELVALVLGESRQPAALDPLQHWWQGIQDPELRITGLLAIAMLRTDEAFQFLLGLVADGSDKTAQEAIQALEIYRQDYDLWQRVCEVRDNRHQS
- a CDS encoding ATP-grasp domain-containing protein, coding for MEKTTWVVQSNIPKSNSALLLQAACEQLEQPFYPVTVQPGQKHLPKMSEVDPPLVFHGVTTLILRAREDAQVQKGVFYDSQNFTHDAYTQGFGHAYLNYDAQVMDWSSLLKMAADASAAFFIKPPDDLKAFTGCVARYEDIRRMYRKLLDVPHRQSDKVVVGQRYEVDAEWRLFIVNGEVITGSMYRPTAEAFLPQELLDFAAQCIASWTPADVFVLDVGRVDRQWRIIECNCFNWSRFYLSDVKRIVDRVSQYQESHW
- a CDS encoding type II toxin-antitoxin system Phd/YefM family antitoxin, with translation MESISVNQFRAALKECVEKVISQHNPLKVTRRNGADFVVVSAEDWEREQETLHILQSSDLMQQISASFATHLNQQGYKPSTEEMDEIFSL
- a CDS encoding Tom37 metaxin N-terminal-like domain-containing protein is translated as MLTLYQFEPAWGLPNASPFCMKLETYFRMTGLEYQVDTSADVRKAPKGKLPYIEDKGQIIADSNLIIEYLKTTYGDPLDSHLSPADTAIALAMRRLIEENLYWALVLHHSDYDRVVWG